The Eleginops maclovinus isolate JMC-PN-2008 ecotype Puerto Natales chromosome 3, JC_Emac_rtc_rv5, whole genome shotgun sequence genome includes a region encoding these proteins:
- the rcc1 gene encoding regulator of chromosome condensation, protein MPAKKTTTKRKSEPIVKENEGAKKVKVSHRSHCKEAGQVLALGQGDVGQLGLGENIIERKKPALVSLPEEIVQVIAGGMHTVCLSVTGQVYTFGCNDEGALGRDTSEEGSEMVPEKVALEEKVVQVSAGDSHTAALTEDGTVYLWGSFRDNNGVIGLLEPMKKSTVPVKVPMTEPVVKITSGTDHLVLVTLEGNLYSSGTAEQGQLGRVPEHFSDRGGRKGLNRLLLPQMVKVKGKVHFADAFCGAYLTFAVSRDGHVYGFGLSNYHQLGTKSTKLCFVPVKLTSFKNSTTSWVEFCGGQHHSLCLDAEGQVYSLGRAEYGRLGLGEGAEEKSEPTHVAGMEPACGLSCGASVSYAVTREGSVYAWGMGTNLQLGTGEEDDEWSPVKMTGKQLENRAVLMASSGGQHTVLLVKDKQES, encoded by the exons ATGCCTGCTAAAAAGACCACCACCAAGAGGAAGTCTGAGCCTATTGTGAAGGAGAATGAAGGAGCCAAGAAAGTGAAAG TTTCCCACAGGAGCCATTGCAAGGAGGCGGGTCAGGTTCTTGCTCTGGGGCAGGGTGATGTTGGACAGTTGGGTCTTGGTGAGAACATCATTGAGAGGAAGAAGCCAGCCCTTGTGTCGCTGCCAGAAGAAATTGTGCAAGTCATAGCTGGAGGCATGCACACAGTGTGCCTCAGCGTCACTGGCCAA gTCTACACTTTTGGCTGTAACGACGAAGGAGCCCTTGGCCGGGACACATCAGAGGAAGGGTCGGAGATGGTTCCAGAGAAGGTGGCGTTGGAGGAGAAGGTGGTGCAGGTGTCGGCGGGGGACAGCCACACAGCTGCTCTCACAGAGGACGGGACTGTGTACCTGTGGGGCTCCTTCAGG GATAACAACGGTGTTATAGGTCTTCTGGAGCCGATGAAAAAAAGCACTGTTCCAGTCAAAGTCCCCATGACAGAACCAGTTGTGAAGATTACGTCGG GGACCGACCACCTTGTTCTGGTTACACTGGAGGGGAATCTGTACTCATCAGGCACTGCAGAGCAGGGGCAGCTGGGAAGAGTGCCTGAGCATTTCTCAGACAGAGGAGGCAGGAAAGGCCTCA ACCGGCTGCTGCTCCCGCAGATGGTTAAAGTTAAAGGGAAAGTTCACTTTGCCGATGCTTTCTGTGGCGCGTACCTCACCTTTGCTGTGTCAAGAGACGGCCATGTTTATGGGTTTGGTCTCTCCAACTATCATCAGCTGG gcACTAAAAGCACCAAGTTGTGTTTTGTCCCAGTAAAACTGACCTCCTTTAAAAACTCTACCACGTCCTGGGTGGAATTCTGTGGAGGTCAACATCACTCACTCTGCCTCGATGCTGAAG GACAGGTATACAGCCTGGGCCGAGCAGAGTACGGTCGTCTCGGTCTGGGCGAGGGGGCGGAAGAGAAGAGCGAGCCCACGCATGTGGCTGGGATGGAGCCGGCCTGCGGGCTGTCGTGTGGGGCTTCAGTCAGCTACGCCGTCACCAGAGAAG GATCTGTGTATGCCTGGGGCATGGGAACCAACCTGCAGCTCGGCACCGGGGAGGAGGACGATGAGTGGAGCCCCGTGAAGATGACAGGCAAGCAGCTGGAGAACCGCGCAGTACTGATGGCGTCCAGTGGAGGACAGCACACCGTCCTTCTGGTCAAAGACAAGCAGGAAAGCTGA